The following coding sequences lie in one Arachis hypogaea cultivar Tifrunner chromosome 4, arahy.Tifrunner.gnm2.J5K5, whole genome shotgun sequence genomic window:
- the LOC112795363 gene encoding uncharacterized protein isoform X1: protein MQIRIMGLLCSHALSIQFLLLFASSLFTNCLTMNHSTATHHHECHQHESNALLSFKKTFIISKSASYNPLSYPKTLSWVPATDCCSWDGIECNELTGHVIGIDLGSSQLYGSMDANSTLFSLVHLQSLDLSDNHFNHSQIPVRIGELSQLRHLNLSHGNENTFSGEVPPQVSQLSNLLSLDLRSYTLDPLPYDLINNLQLKASTLTSLTQNTTRLEHVLLNFVTISSSLPHTLTNLTSLQMLSLFSCDLHGEFPVGIFHLPNLTVLDLGKNQNLRGMLPNFFSSSFVIINLPGTSFYGTLPTSIENLTSLHWFSISSCSFYGVIPSSLGNLTQLALLNLINNGFEGEIPHSLFRLENLEHLFLSINFFEGHLALDMFLKLARLKNLELSHNKLSLFSQNRAVNETILPPIQWLGLSGCNLNGEIPTWIMNLTTLNHLDLLNNNLQGEIPYFLFMLENLTLLDLAGNVLEGQIELEMLSKLKKLTVLGLGGGNKLSFLEGKNTSIVTFPSQIQFLDLSSLSSFSQFHTTLARVD, encoded by the coding sequence ATGCAAATCAGAATAATGGGGTTGTTGTGTTCTCATGCTTTGTCCATacagtttcttctccttttcgcATCCTCCCTGTTCACAAACTGTTTAACCATGAATCATTCAACTGCTACTCATCATCATGAGTGCCATCAACATGAAAGCAATGCCTTGCTCAGCTTTAAAAAAACCTTCATCATAAGTAAGTCTGCTTCTTACAATCCTTTGAGTTATCCTAAAACTCTTTCTTGGGTTCCTGCCACAGATTGCTGCTCCTGGGATGGCATTGAATGCAATGAGCTCACAGGTCATGTGATCGGCATTGATCTTGGAAGCAGCCAACTTTATGGTTCCATGGATGCCAATAGCACCCTTTTCTCACTTGTGCATCTTCAAAGCCTTGATCTTTCTGACAATCACTTCAATCACTCACAAATTCCAGTCAGGATAGGAGAGCTTTCACAGCTAAGACATCTGAATCTTTCTCATGGCAATGAAAACACATTCTCTGGTGAAGTTCCACCTCAAGTTTCACAATTGTCCAACTTGTTGTCCCTTGATCTTCGCAGCTATACTCTTGACCCGCTTCCATATGATCTAATCAACAATTTGCAACTCAAGGCATCCACTCTCACAAGCTTAACCCAAAATACAACTAGACTTGAACACGTTCTTCTTAACTTTGTGACCATTTCATCATCTTTACCTCATACTCTCACAAACCTTACATCTTTGCAAATGCTTTCTCTTTTTAGTTGTGACCTGCATGGTGAATTTCCAGTTGGTATATTCCATCTTCCAAACTTAACAGTCTTGGATTTGGGAAAAAATCAAAATCTTAGGGGTATGTTGCCCAATTTTTTCTCAAGCTCATTTGTCATCATAAACCTCCCAGGCACAAGCTTTTATGGTACACTTCCAACATCTATTGAAAACCTCACTTCTTTGCATTGGTTTTCGATTTCAAGTTGCAGTTTTTATGGGGTCATTCCTTCTTCGCTTGGCAACCTCACCCAACTTGCCCTCTTAAATCTTATCAATAATGGCTTTGAAGGTGAAATCCCTCACTCTCTTTTTAGACTCGAGAATCTTGAACACTTGTTTCTGTCGATTAATTTCTTTGAAGGGCATCTAGCACTTGACATGTTTTTGAAGCTAGCAAGGCTTAAGAATCTTGAGTTATCTCACAACAAATTGTCTTTGTTCTCACAAAATAGGGCTGTCAATGAGACAATCCTTCCTCCAATTCAGTGGTTAGGATTGAGTGGGTGCAATTTAAATGGAGAAATTCCAACTTGGATAATGAATCTAACCACTTTAAATCACTTGGATCTTCTTAACAATAATCTTCAAGGTGAAATTCCATATTTCCTCTTCATGTTAGAGAATCTTACACTTCTTGATCTAGCTGGTAATGTGTTGGAAGGACAGATCGAGCTTGAAATGCTTTCAAAGCTCAAAAAGCTTACTGTACTTGGTTTAGGCGGAGGCAACAAATTGTCTTTTCTTGAAGGGAAGAACACTTCCATTGTAAcatttccttctcaaattcaattTTTGGATTTAAGTTCACTTAGTTCATTTTCCCAATTTCATACAACACTTGCAAGAGTTGACTGA
- the LOC112795363 gene encoding receptor-like protein 6 isoform X2 has product MQIRIMGLLCSHALSIQFLLLFASSLFTNCLTMNHSTATHHHECHQHESNALLSFKKTFIISKSASYNPLSYPKTLSWVPATDCCSWDGIECNELTGHVIGIDLGSSQLYGSMDANSTLFSLVHLQSLDLSDNHFNHSQIPVRIGELSQLRHLNLSHGNENTFSGEVPPQVSQLSNLLSLDLRSYTLDPLPYDLINNLQLKASTLTSLTQNTTRLEHVLLNFVTISSSLPHTLTNLTSLQMLSLFSCDLHGEFPVGIFHLPNLTVLDLGKNQNLRGMLPNFFSSSFVIINLPGTSFYGTLPTSIENLTSLHWFSISSCSFYGVIPSSLGNLTQLALLNLINNGFEGEIPHSLFRLENLEHLFLSINFFEGHLALDMFLKLARLKNLELSHNKLSLFSQNRAVNETILPPIQWLGLSGCNLNGEIPTWIMNLTTLNHLDLLNNNLQDRA; this is encoded by the exons ATGCAAATCAGAATAATGGGGTTGTTGTGTTCTCATGCTTTGTCCATacagtttcttctccttttcgcATCCTCCCTGTTCACAAACTGTTTAACCATGAATCATTCAACTGCTACTCATCATCATGAGTGCCATCAACATGAAAGCAATGCCTTGCTCAGCTTTAAAAAAACCTTCATCATAAGTAAGTCTGCTTCTTACAATCCTTTGAGTTATCCTAAAACTCTTTCTTGGGTTCCTGCCACAGATTGCTGCTCCTGGGATGGCATTGAATGCAATGAGCTCACAGGTCATGTGATCGGCATTGATCTTGGAAGCAGCCAACTTTATGGTTCCATGGATGCCAATAGCACCCTTTTCTCACTTGTGCATCTTCAAAGCCTTGATCTTTCTGACAATCACTTCAATCACTCACAAATTCCAGTCAGGATAGGAGAGCTTTCACAGCTAAGACATCTGAATCTTTCTCATGGCAATGAAAACACATTCTCTGGTGAAGTTCCACCTCAAGTTTCACAATTGTCCAACTTGTTGTCCCTTGATCTTCGCAGCTATACTCTTGACCCGCTTCCATATGATCTAATCAACAATTTGCAACTCAAGGCATCCACTCTCACAAGCTTAACCCAAAATACAACTAGACTTGAACACGTTCTTCTTAACTTTGTGACCATTTCATCATCTTTACCTCATACTCTCACAAACCTTACATCTTTGCAAATGCTTTCTCTTTTTAGTTGTGACCTGCATGGTGAATTTCCAGTTGGTATATTCCATCTTCCAAACTTAACAGTCTTGGATTTGGGAAAAAATCAAAATCTTAGGGGTATGTTGCCCAATTTTTTCTCAAGCTCATTTGTCATCATAAACCTCCCAGGCACAAGCTTTTATGGTACACTTCCAACATCTATTGAAAACCTCACTTCTTTGCATTGGTTTTCGATTTCAAGTTGCAGTTTTTATGGGGTCATTCCTTCTTCGCTTGGCAACCTCACCCAACTTGCCCTCTTAAATCTTATCAATAATGGCTTTGAAGGTGAAATCCCTCACTCTCTTTTTAGACTCGAGAATCTTGAACACTTGTTTCTGTCGATTAATTTCTTTGAAGGGCATCTAGCACTTGACATGTTTTTGAAGCTAGCAAGGCTTAAGAATCTTGAGTTATCTCACAACAAATTGTCTTTGTTCTCACAAAATAGGGCTGTCAATGAGACAATCCTTCCTCCAATTCAGTGGTTAGGATTGAGTGGGTGCAATTTAAATGGAGAAATTCCAACTTGGATAATGAATCTAACCACTTTAAATCACTTGGATCTTCTTAACAATAATCTTCAAG ATCGAGCTTGA
- the LOC112795363 gene encoding receptor-like protein 6 isoform X3: MQIRIMGLLCSHALSIQFLLLFASSLFTNCLTMNHSTATHHHECHQHESNALLSFKKTFIISKSASYNPLSYPKTLSWVPATDCCSWDGIECNELTGHVIGIDLGSSQLYGSMDANSTLFSLVHLQSLDLSDNHFNHSQIPVRIGELSQLRHLNLSHGNENTFSGEVPPQVSQLSNLLSLDLRSYTLDPLPYDLINNLQLKASTLTSLTQNTTRLEHVLLNFVTISSSLPHTLTNLTSLQMLSLFSCDLHGEFPVGIFHLPNLTVLDLGKNQNLRGMLPNFFSSSFVIINLPGTSFYGTLPTSIENLTSLHWFSISSCSFYGVIPSSLGNLTQLALLNLINNGFEGLSMRQSFLQFSG; the protein is encoded by the exons ATGCAAATCAGAATAATGGGGTTGTTGTGTTCTCATGCTTTGTCCATacagtttcttctccttttcgcATCCTCCCTGTTCACAAACTGTTTAACCATGAATCATTCAACTGCTACTCATCATCATGAGTGCCATCAACATGAAAGCAATGCCTTGCTCAGCTTTAAAAAAACCTTCATCATAAGTAAGTCTGCTTCTTACAATCCTTTGAGTTATCCTAAAACTCTTTCTTGGGTTCCTGCCACAGATTGCTGCTCCTGGGATGGCATTGAATGCAATGAGCTCACAGGTCATGTGATCGGCATTGATCTTGGAAGCAGCCAACTTTATGGTTCCATGGATGCCAATAGCACCCTTTTCTCACTTGTGCATCTTCAAAGCCTTGATCTTTCTGACAATCACTTCAATCACTCACAAATTCCAGTCAGGATAGGAGAGCTTTCACAGCTAAGACATCTGAATCTTTCTCATGGCAATGAAAACACATTCTCTGGTGAAGTTCCACCTCAAGTTTCACAATTGTCCAACTTGTTGTCCCTTGATCTTCGCAGCTATACTCTTGACCCGCTTCCATATGATCTAATCAACAATTTGCAACTCAAGGCATCCACTCTCACAAGCTTAACCCAAAATACAACTAGACTTGAACACGTTCTTCTTAACTTTGTGACCATTTCATCATCTTTACCTCATACTCTCACAAACCTTACATCTTTGCAAATGCTTTCTCTTTTTAGTTGTGACCTGCATGGTGAATTTCCAGTTGGTATATTCCATCTTCCAAACTTAACAGTCTTGGATTTGGGAAAAAATCAAAATCTTAGGGGTATGTTGCCCAATTTTTTCTCAAGCTCATTTGTCATCATAAACCTCCCAGGCACAAGCTTTTATGGTACACTTCCAACATCTATTGAAAACCTCACTTCTTTGCATTGGTTTTCGATTTCAAGTTGCAGTTTTTATGGGGTCATTCCTTCTTCGCTTGGCAACCTCACCCAACTTGCCCTCTTAAATCTTATCAATAATGGCTTTGAAG GGCTGTCAATGAGACAATCCTTCCTCCAATTCAGTGGTTAG
- the LOC112797745 gene encoding uncharacterized protein, with translation MGLLCSLAFSIQFLLLFSSSLFTNCLTLNDSTTTHHHECHQHESNALLSFKQSFIISKYASYNPFSYPKTLSWNPSTDCCLWDGIECDELTGHVISIDLSSSQLYGSMDPNSTLFSLVHLQSLDLFDNDFNHSQIPARIGHLSQLRHLNVSHFGETTFSGEVPTQISHLSKLLSLDLNSYVDQLDFPFINRLHLKESTLRSLIQNSTSLEQLRLNFVTISSSLPHTLTNLTSLQKLSFRQCELHGEFPIGIFSLANLTYLNFAENQNLQGTLPASIGNLTNLAHLILEDNNFHGEIPRSLFELENLVTLDLFSNFFEGCLALDMFLKLKILDILDLSVNKLSLISQNRDVNVTILPPIRWLGLSGCNLNGEIPTWIMNLTTLNCLVLSNNDLQGEIPYFLFKLENLTILDLAGNMFEGQIELDMLSKLQKLTVLGLGGGNKLSFLEGKNTSNVTFLSQIDSLELSSCNFVHFPNFIQHLQELTTLSISNNNIKTIPSWLWNKTTLQSLEVSNNLLMGEISPSICNLQSLVDLDLSSNNLVGMIPSCLGSFSQSLQLLNVSGNKLTGNIPQIYVKGNVLQLIDFSSNKLYGQLPRALVNCRRLEFLDVRHNHFNDSFPFWLGSHPKLKVLSLRDNEFHGAIMCPLKYTFPHLRIIDLSQNGFSTKLTSEIIMCFKSMIISNKRHLDFKDVIHSDNAEIDIDSHPFSMSNKGVVMDYPGSQYLHHMVAIDLSCNKISGEIPDIMGSLNRLVVLNLSNNMFTGSIPSSFGKLSNLEVLDLSLNSLSGNIPQQLTGLTFLDFFNVSFNNLSGPIPENGQLSTFDNNSFEGNKDLCGIQLLKKCEDHPKPPLQKPDGDQDSESGSFFEFCWMVILIGYVGGLVAGLALGNAFSVDVYRLLKKIF, from the coding sequence ATGGGGTTGTTGTGTTCTCTTGCTTTCTCCATACagtttcttctcctcttctcatCCTCCCTGTTCACAAACTGTTTAACTTTGAATGATTCAACTACTACTCATCATCATGAATGCCATCAACATGAAAGCAATGCCTTGCTCAGCTTTAAACAAAGCTTCATCATAAGTAAGTATGCTTCCTACAATCCTTTCAGTTATCCTAAAACTCTTTCTTGGAATCCGTCCACAGATTGCTGCTTGTGGGATGGCATTGAATGTGATGAGCTCACAGGTCATGTCATTTCCATTGATCTCAGTAGCAGCCAACTCTATGGTTCCATGGATCCCAATAGCACCCTTTTCTCACTTGTGCATCTTCAAAGCCTTGATCTTTTTGACAATGACTTCAATCACTCGCAAATTCCAGCCAGGATAGGTCATTTGTCACAACTGAGGCATTTGAATGTTTCTCACTTTGGTGAAACCACATTTTCCGGTGAAGTCCCAACTCAAATTTCCCATTTGTCCAAATTGTTATCCCTTGATCTAAACAGCTATGTTGACCAGCTTGATTTTCCATTTATCAACCGTTTACATCTCAAGGAATCCACTCTGCGAAGCTTAATTCAAAATTCAACAAGTCTTGAACAACTTCGCCTTAATTTTGTCACCATTTCATCATCTTTACCTCACACGCTCACAAACCTTACATCTCTGCAAAAACTCTCTTTTCGCCAATGTGAACTACATGGTGAGTTTCCTATCGGAATATTCTCTCTTGCAAACTTAACATATTTGAATTTTGCTGAAAACCAAAATCTGCAGGGCACATTACCTGCATCCATTGGAAACCTGACCAATTTAGCTCACTTGATTCTTGAAGATAATAACTTTCATGGTGAAATCCCCCGCTCTCTTTTTGAATTAGAGAATCTTGTAACTTtagatctattttctaattttttcgaAGGTTGCCTAGCACTTGACATGTTTTTGAAGCTAAAGATACTTGATATTCTTGACTTGTCTGTCAATAAATTGTCCTTGATCTCACAAAATAGGGATGTCAATGTGACAATCCTTCCTCCAATTCGATGGTTAGGATTGAGTGGGTGCAATTTAAATGGAGAAATTCCAACTTGGATAATGAATCTAACCACTTTAAATTGCTTGGTCCTTTCCAATAATGATCTTCAAGGTGAAATTCCATATTTCCTCTTCAAGTTAGAGAATCTTACAATTCTTGATCTAGCTGGTAATATGTTCGAAGGACAGATTGAGCTTGACATGCTTTCAAAGCTCCAAAAGCTTACTGTTCTTGGTTTAGGCGGAGGCAACAAATTGTCTTTTCTTGAAGGAAAGAACACTTCCAATGTAACATTTCTTTCTCAAATTGATTCTTTGGAATTAAGTTCATGCAATTTTGTTCATTTTCCCAATTTTATACAACACTTACAAGAGTTGACTACTCTTTCCATATCAAACAACAACATAAAGACAATACCGAGTTGGTTATGGAACAAAACAACTCTTCAGAGTTTGGAAGTTTCCAACAACCTATTGATGGGAGAAATATCCCCCTCCATATGCAACCTGCAGTCACTTGTGGATCTTGATTTATCTTCCAACAATTTAGTTGGCATGATTCCATCATGTTTGGGAAGCTTTAGCCAATCCCTTCAACTTTTGAATGTCTCAGGAAACAAATTGACAGGCAATATTCCTCAAATTTATGTGAAAGGAAATGTCCTTCAGTTGATCGATTTTAGTTCTAACAAGTTGTACGGTCAATTACCAAGAGCACTTGTCAATTGCAGAAGGCTAGAGTTTCTTGATGTGAGACATAACCATTTCAATGACTCATTTCCTTTCTGGTTGGGATCTCATCCTAAGTTAAAGGTTCTTTCTTTACGTGACAATGAATTTCACGGAGCTATAATGTGTCCATTGAAATACACATTTCCCCACCTTCGAATCATTGATCTTTCTCAAAATGGTTTCTCAACGAAATTAACATCAGAAATAATCATGTGCTTCAAATCGATGATCATATCCAACAAAAGACATCTGGATTTCAAGGACGTGATTCACAGTGACAATGCGGAAATAGATATTGATTCGCATCCATTTTCAATGTCCaacaaaggagttgtcatggattATCCTGGGAGTCAATACCTTCATCACATGGTAGCCATTGATCTTTCATGTAACAAAATTTCGGGAGAGATTCCAGATATCATGGGAAGTTTGAATCGTCTTGTTGTGCTCAATTTGTCCAATAACATGTTTACTGGCAGCATTCCATCTTCCTTCGGAAAGCTTTCAAATCTTGAAGTGCTTGACCTTTCTCTCAATAGTTTGTCAGGGAATATTCCTCAACAACTCACAGGGCTAACCTTCTTGGATTTCTTCAATGTGTCTTTCAACAATCTCTCAGGTCCAATACCAGAAAATGGCCAACTTTCTACCTTTGATAACAATTCATTTGAGGGAAATAAAGATTTGTGCGGGATTCAATTGTTGAAGAAATGTGAAGATCATCCTAAGCCTCCATTGCAAAAACCTGATGGTGATCAAGATTCTGAGTCAGGATCTTTCTTTGAATTTTGTTGGATGGTAATTCTAATTGGATATGTGGGTGGCCTTGTTGCTGGGTTAGCACTGGGAAATGCTTTTTCTGTAGATGTTTATAGGTTGCTGAAAAAGATCTTTTAA